A genomic region of Chrysiogenia bacterium contains the following coding sequences:
- a CDS encoding phenylalanine--tRNA ligase subunit beta, whose protein sequence is SDGILVLEGAQADNEPGTPVAKVLHVPPLLDLSVTPNRGDCLSAIGLAREVAALTGGELHEPEFALNEQDGAASEVASVEVQAPDLCPRYCARVIEGVKIGPSPMWLAELLESHGIRPISNIVDVTNYILLLHGQPLHAFDLDHIGEGKIIVRKAAAGEKMKTLDDVERTLEEGDLVIADPKGPVALAGVMGGASSEVTDSTTRVLLEAAYFEPGTVRRTSRRLGLISESSYRFERGIDPLRVTVAMDHAAAMMAELGGGSVRSGFIDESAQDFAPAKITLRPARVCALLGVEIPAERIAAHLKSLGFGVDDSSAESFAVTVPSWRRLDITLEADLIEEVARIEGYDNVPETLPSSGREHGEDDEPLHLQEALEDALVARGWRQSVHLSFASPGWADDFGIAEGDSRRKAVRIANPINEEEGVLRAALLPSLVKTYVRNRNHGVRQVRLFEVGRVFEEQGAGVAGGELPKERLSLAMIAGTLDEPGLWRAGDPARAALFAAKADLEALGGCFGLELKLAGPSDEPYLHPGRRASVMLGKQVLGHWGELHPEVAAKLGVRDRVVACELDAGALLQAALGRKPKFSAFSNLPRMWRDLALLVSDEVPAGRVVAKALAAGAPLAQHGEIFDEFRGKGIEEGKRSLGLRMCYGAADRTLTEEEAAGAEAKVLETLEKEFGAQRR, encoded by the coding sequence ATCCGACGGCATTCTCGTGCTTGAAGGCGCGCAGGCCGACAACGAGCCCGGCACGCCCGTGGCCAAGGTGCTGCATGTGCCGCCGCTGCTCGATCTCTCGGTCACTCCCAACCGCGGCGACTGCCTCTCGGCCATCGGCCTGGCGCGCGAGGTCGCGGCGCTCACCGGCGGCGAGCTGCACGAGCCCGAGTTCGCGCTCAACGAGCAGGACGGCGCCGCCAGTGAAGTGGCGAGCGTCGAAGTGCAGGCCCCCGATCTTTGTCCGCGCTACTGCGCGCGCGTCATTGAGGGCGTCAAGATCGGTCCGTCGCCCATGTGGCTGGCCGAGCTGCTCGAATCCCACGGCATCCGTCCCATTTCGAATATCGTCGATGTCACCAACTACATCCTTCTTCTGCACGGCCAGCCGCTTCACGCCTTCGATCTGGATCACATCGGCGAGGGCAAGATCATCGTGCGCAAGGCCGCGGCCGGCGAGAAAATGAAGACCCTCGACGATGTCGAGCGCACCCTCGAAGAGGGCGACCTCGTCATCGCCGATCCCAAGGGCCCGGTGGCGCTTGCAGGCGTGATGGGCGGGGCGAGCAGCGAGGTGACCGATTCGACTACGCGTGTCCTTTTGGAGGCCGCGTATTTTGAGCCCGGCACCGTGCGCCGCACCTCGCGCCGACTGGGACTCATCTCCGAGAGCTCCTATCGCTTCGAGCGCGGTATCGACCCGCTTCGCGTCACCGTCGCGATGGATCACGCCGCGGCGATGATGGCCGAGCTCGGCGGTGGCAGCGTGCGCAGCGGCTTCATTGACGAGAGCGCGCAGGACTTCGCCCCGGCGAAGATTACGCTTCGCCCGGCGCGCGTGTGCGCGCTGCTGGGCGTGGAGATCCCCGCCGAGCGCATCGCCGCGCACCTGAAGTCCCTTGGATTTGGTGTTGACGATTCAAGTGCCGAGAGCTTCGCCGTTACGGTTCCGAGCTGGCGGCGCCTGGACATCACGCTCGAGGCCGACCTCATTGAGGAAGTCGCGCGCATCGAGGGCTACGACAACGTGCCCGAGACACTTCCCTCCAGCGGACGCGAGCACGGCGAGGACGACGAGCCGCTCCACCTGCAGGAAGCGCTCGAAGATGCACTGGTCGCGCGCGGCTGGCGTCAGAGCGTGCACCTGTCATTCGCATCGCCGGGCTGGGCCGACGACTTCGGCATTGCCGAGGGAGACTCGCGGCGCAAGGCGGTGCGCATCGCCAACCCGATCAACGAAGAAGAGGGCGTGCTGCGCGCGGCGCTGCTTCCCTCGCTGGTAAAAACCTACGTGCGCAACCGCAATCACGGCGTGCGCCAGGTGCGGCTCTTTGAAGTGGGCCGCGTCTTTGAAGAGCAGGGCGCCGGCGTGGCTGGCGGGGAGCTCCCCAAAGAGCGCCTCTCGCTGGCCATGATTGCCGGAACGCTCGACGAGCCGGGCCTCTGGCGCGCCGGCGATCCCGCGCGCGCCGCGCTCTTTGCCGCGAAAGCGGATCTCGAAGCCCTCGGCGGCTGCTTTGGTCTGGAGCTGAAACTCGCGGGCCCCAGCGACGAGCCGTATCTTCATCCGGGACGCCGCGCGAGTGTGATGCTCGGCAAGCAGGTGCTCGGCCACTGGGGCGAGCTCCATCCCGAAGTGGCGGCAAAGCTCGGCGTGCGCGACCGCGTTGTCGCGTGCGAGCTCGATGCCGGTGCGCTGCTTCAGGCCGCGCTTGGCAGAAAGCCCAAGTTCAGCGCCTTCTCGAACCTGCCGCGCATGTGGCGGGACCTGGCACTGCTCGTCTCCGACGAAGTGCCCGCGGGCCGCGTGGTGGCCAAGGCGCTCGCCGCCGGCGCGCCGCTGGCCCAGCACGGCGAGATCTTCGACGAGTTCCGCGGCAAGGGCATCGAGGAGGGCAAGCGCTCGCTGGGCCTTCGCATGTGCTACGGCGCCGCTGATCGCACCCTCACCGAGGAAGAAGCCGCCGGCGCCGAGGCGAAGGTGCTCGAGACCCTGGAGAAGGAATTCGGGGCGCAGCGCCGCTAA
- a CDS encoding integration host factor subunit alpha, protein MTKADIIENIYQRVGFSKKEATDVVEAVFEIVKQTLETNERLKISGFGNFVVKEKRARLGRNPHTGQPIEITPRKVLTFKPSQVLKNILNEGLEDGGNSSGDASGLGGDGQSAASN, encoded by the coding sequence GTGACCAAGGCCGATATCATCGAGAACATCTACCAGCGGGTGGGATTCTCCAAAAAGGAAGCGACCGATGTCGTCGAGGCGGTCTTCGAGATCGTCAAGCAGACGCTCGAGACCAACGAGCGCCTGAAGATCTCGGGCTTCGGTAACTTCGTCGTCAAGGAAAAGCGCGCCCGTCTGGGCCGCAACCCCCACACGGGACAACCCATCGAGATCACGCCCCGCAAGGTGCTGACCTTCAAGCCCAGCCAGGTGCTCAAGAACATCCTCAACGAGGGGCTTGAGGACGGGGGGAATTCCTCCGGCGATGCCAGCGGCCTGGGCGGCGACGGCCAGAGCGCGGCCAGCAACTGA
- a CDS encoding MerR family transcriptional regulator, with protein MEELPDIPDKLYFRIGEVSTLTGVKPSVLRYWESEFRTLRPTKSRTNQRLYTRADVEKVIKLKTLLYEKKFTIAGARRVLAKGYTQELNRLESETGAEAADGGNGTGQGAPENAAQKAGPELQKRVASLISEVQSIKKLLS; from the coding sequence GTGGAAGAGCTTCCAGACATTCCGGACAAGCTCTATTTTCGCATTGGCGAGGTCTCGACCCTGACCGGGGTCAAACCCTCGGTGCTGCGCTATTGGGAGAGCGAGTTCCGCACGCTCCGGCCCACCAAGAGCCGCACCAACCAGCGTCTCTACACCCGCGCTGATGTCGAGAAGGTCATCAAGCTCAAGACCCTGCTCTACGAGAAGAAGTTCACCATCGCAGGCGCCCGCCGGGTGCTGGCAAAGGGTTACACCCAGGAACTCAACCGTCTTGAATCCGAGACCGGCGCCGAGGCGGCCGATGGTGGGAACGGCACCGGGCAGGGCGCCCCGGAAAACGCCGCGCAGAAGGCCGGCCCGGAACTTCAAAAGCGGGTCGCTTCGTTGATTTCAGAGGTCCAATCCATTAAGAAGCTGCTCTCTTAA
- the surE gene encoding 5'/3'-nucleotidase SurE, translated as MPTILISNDDGFHAPGMRAMRQALEGLGRLIVCCPDSEQSATSHALTLHRPLRIAKVEEDCYTVDGTPTDSVLLGINHILKGEKPDLVMSGINAGPNIGDDIGYSGTVAAALEGTVYGVPSVAVSLASHDFKNFSAAGQVARESAQWVLANGLPRDVTLNVNIPAIEPSQIRGRRVTIQGKRHFEDIVQEKLDPRGRRYYWIGGSVVFPEQEPNTDITAIAEGYVSITPIRIELTAHDVLEHVRSLAGEE; from the coding sequence GTGCCCACCATTCTCATCTCCAACGACGACGGATTTCACGCCCCCGGCATGCGCGCGATGCGCCAGGCGCTGGAGGGCCTGGGCCGCCTGATCGTGTGCTGCCCCGATTCCGAGCAGAGCGCCACGAGCCACGCGCTCACCCTCCACCGGCCGCTGCGCATCGCCAAGGTCGAGGAAGACTGCTACACCGTCGACGGCACGCCCACGGACTCTGTTCTGCTGGGGATCAACCACATCCTCAAGGGCGAGAAGCCAGACCTTGTGATGTCGGGCATCAATGCCGGCCCCAACATCGGCGACGACATCGGCTACTCGGGAACCGTGGCCGCGGCGCTCGAGGGCACGGTTTATGGCGTGCCGAGCGTGGCGGTCTCTCTGGCCTCCCACGACTTCAAGAACTTCTCCGCGGCCGGGCAGGTCGCCCGCGAGAGCGCCCAGTGGGTGCTTGCCAACGGGCTTCCCAGGGACGTGACGCTCAACGTGAACATCCCGGCGATCGAGCCCTCGCAGATCCGCGGCCGCCGCGTGACCATCCAGGGCAAGCGCCACTTTGAGGACATCGTGCAGGAAAAGCTGGACCCGCGCGGGCGCCGCTACTACTGGATCGGCGGCAGCGTCGTCTTCCCCGAGCAGGAACCCAATACCGACATCACCGCCATCGCCGAGGGCTACGTCTCGATCACGCCCATTCGCATCGAGCTCACCGCCCACGACGTGCTCGAACACGTGAGGAGCCTGGCGGGCGAGGAATGA
- a CDS encoding DedA family protein — MPATNAEGKTGLVRRMYDWVLGWSETAYGPQALLGLAFCEAIFFPVPPDVLLMALVLGRRERAWNFAMLCTIGSVAGGIIGYLIGAGLWEAVSGYFFTWVPGFSQAGYDRVRVFYETYSFWAVFAAGFTPIPYKIFTISAGVFEISMPIFMLASVMSRGLRFVLIAGLLWKFGDPIKSFIDRYFNLLAFGGTALLIGGFVLLKYL; from the coding sequence ATGCCGGCGACCAACGCCGAGGGCAAGACCGGCCTTGTCCGCCGCATGTACGACTGGGTGCTCGGCTGGTCGGAGACGGCCTACGGTCCGCAGGCGCTGCTGGGGCTGGCCTTCTGCGAGGCGATCTTCTTTCCGGTTCCCCCCGACGTGCTGCTCATGGCGCTGGTTCTGGGCAGGCGCGAGCGGGCGTGGAACTTCGCCATGCTCTGCACCATCGGCTCGGTCGCAGGCGGCATCATCGGCTACCTGATCGGCGCGGGGCTGTGGGAGGCGGTCTCGGGATATTTCTTTACCTGGGTGCCGGGCTTTTCCCAGGCCGGCTACGACCGTGTGCGCGTCTTCTACGAGACCTATTCCTTCTGGGCGGTCTTCGCCGCGGGCTTCACGCCCATTCCCTACAAGATCTTCACCATCAGCGCCGGCGTGTTCGAGATCTCCATGCCCATCTTCATGCTCGCCTCGGTGATGAGCCGCGGCCTGAGATTTGTACTCATCGCCGGCCTGCTCTGGAAATTCGGCGACCCCATCAAGAGCTTCATCGACCGCTACTTCAACCTGCTGGCCTTCGGCGGCACCGCGCTGCTCATCGGCGGGTTTGTGTTGCTGAAGTATCTGTAG
- a CDS encoding restriction endonuclease: MAIPDFQTLMLPVLKIGNSGEIQAKQATELLSDEFGLTDEERTQLLPSGTTTTIHNRVAWAVSHMVQAKLLKRPQRGYFTTTDRGKAVLQSPPDRITIKYLEQFPEYVEFRKKKKVTEKVEADGADEDSSTTPEERIDTAYSEINAALKDELLSKVMEASPVFFEKLIVKLLVGMGYGGASDEAGKHVGKSGDGGIDGVINEDKLGLDVIYLQAKRYAPENTVGRPEIQKFAGTLIGMSANKGVFVTTSSFSAQAHEYTKTVPQRIILIDGEKLTSLMLEHNVGARVHRSIDLKNIDEDFFLD, from the coding sequence ATGGCGATACCCGACTTCCAGACGCTAATGCTCCCAGTACTGAAAATTGGCAATAGCGGCGAGATTCAGGCCAAGCAGGCAACAGAGTTGCTTTCCGATGAGTTCGGATTGACCGACGAAGAGCGCACGCAGTTATTGCCAAGCGGCACAACTACGACAATCCATAACCGTGTGGCATGGGCGGTTTCACACATGGTGCAGGCCAAGTTGCTGAAACGGCCGCAGCGTGGATACTTTACCACCACTGACCGGGGCAAGGCGGTTCTCCAAAGCCCTCCCGATAGGATCACGATCAAGTATCTTGAACAGTTTCCAGAATATGTAGAATTTCGAAAGAAGAAAAAAGTTACGGAGAAGGTAGAGGCTGATGGTGCCGACGAAGATTCTTCGACGACACCGGAAGAGAGAATCGATACGGCTTACTCTGAGATCAATGCGGCATTGAAAGATGAGTTGCTTTCCAAGGTAATGGAGGCTTCCCCGGTCTTTTTTGAGAAGCTGATAGTGAAGCTGCTGGTCGGAATGGGATATGGCGGTGCGAGCGACGAAGCCGGAAAGCATGTTGGGAAGTCGGGCGATGGAGGGATAGACGGCGTAATCAATGAAGATAAGCTCGGCTTGGATGTCATTTATTTGCAGGCGAAACGATACGCACCCGAAAATACGGTCGGGCGCCCCGAGATCCAGAAATTTGCCGGTACTCTTATCGGAATGAGCGCGAACAAGGGAGTATTTGTCACAACCTCCAGCTTTTCCGCCCAAGCGCACGAATACACGAAGACAGTACCTCAGCGCATCATTCTCATTGATGGTGAGAAACTGACTTCACTGATGTTGGAGCACAATGTTGGTGCGCGGGTGCATCGTTCGATTGATCTCAAGAACATCGATGAGGATTTTTTCCTGGACTAG
- a CDS encoding peptidoglycan DD-metalloendopeptidase family protein, translating into MSKYAKKLPGLLLSAAVIVLVCTGFAGCAGTKRGVYHTVERGETLSGISAAYGVPVSHLQSWNGIDDPRDLRAGTQVFIPGARRVQYTQRVAAARSGRDDAPTASWTRKARREEPRREASLRPVSPAPKPGFKLRWPVEGKVTSGYGFRGGLHHDGFDISAKEGNPIYAAADGRVLYAGDKLAGYGNLVIIRHSGSLSTVYAHNKENLVSEGDFVTAGQLIGKVGETGRASGPHVHFEVREGKKAVDPSRFLP; encoded by the coding sequence GTGTCGAAGTACGCGAAAAAGTTGCCGGGGCTCTTGCTCTCAGCGGCAGTGATTGTCCTCGTTTGTACGGGGTTTGCCGGCTGTGCGGGGACAAAGCGCGGGGTCTATCACACCGTCGAGCGGGGCGAGACCCTCTCGGGGATCTCGGCCGCCTACGGGGTGCCGGTCTCCCACCTGCAGAGCTGGAACGGTATCGACGACCCGCGCGATCTTCGCGCCGGGACCCAGGTCTTCATTCCCGGCGCGCGGCGGGTTCAGTACACCCAGCGCGTGGCCGCGGCCCGCAGCGGGCGCGACGATGCGCCCACGGCGAGCTGGACCCGCAAAGCCAGGCGCGAGGAGCCGCGCCGTGAGGCGAGCCTGCGCCCGGTCTCCCCGGCGCCCAAGCCCGGCTTCAAGCTGCGCTGGCCGGTGGAGGGCAAGGTCACCTCGGGCTACGGCTTCCGGGGCGGGCTCCACCACGACGGATTCGATATCTCGGCCAAAGAGGGCAATCCCATCTATGCCGCCGCCGACGGGCGGGTGCTCTACGCGGGCGACAAGCTTGCCGGCTACGGCAACCTGGTCATCATCCGGCACTCGGGCTCACTTTCGACGGTTTACGCCCACAACAAGGAAAATCTGGTCTCTGAGGGCGATTTCGTGACCGCCGGCCAGCTCATCGGCAAGGTGGGCGAGACCGGCCGCGCCAGCGGCCCCCACGTGCATTTCGAGGTGCGCGAGGGGAAAAAAGCGGTTGACCCCTCCAGGTTCCTGCCATAG
- a CDS encoding adenine phosphoribosyltransferase, with protein MLEQLRSAIRDVPDYPKPGIVFKDISTILNNPELYRASIELMVEPFKGRENLYIAGIEARGFIFGAAMADRLGAAFVPVRKAGKLPWKTRAVSYALEYGEDTLEIHVDAIPEGADVVVVDDLLATGGTVGAVLELLETSKVNVIGVSFLVELEFLEGRKKLGGAPVHSVLKF; from the coding sequence ATGCTTGAACAGCTCCGCAGCGCCATTCGAGACGTTCCCGACTATCCAAAGCCCGGGATCGTCTTCAAAGACATCAGCACGATTCTCAACAACCCCGAGCTCTACCGCGCTTCCATTGAACTGATGGTTGAGCCCTTCAAAGGGCGCGAGAACCTCTATATCGCCGGAATCGAGGCCCGCGGCTTCATCTTCGGGGCCGCCATGGCCGACCGCCTGGGCGCGGCCTTCGTCCCCGTGCGCAAGGCCGGCAAGCTGCCGTGGAAGACCCGCGCGGTGAGCTACGCCCTCGAATACGGCGAGGACACGCTGGAAATCCATGTCGACGCCATCCCCGAGGGGGCCGACGTCGTGGTGGTCGACGACCTGTTGGCCACGGGCGGAACCGTGGGCGCGGTGCTCGAATTGCTCGAGACTTCGAAGGTCAACGTCATCGGCGTGAGCTTTCTGGTGGAGCTGGAGTTCCTCGAAGGCCGCAAAAAACTGGGCGGGGCCCCGGTTCACTCGGTTCTGAAGTTTTAG
- a CDS encoding sulfite exporter TauE/SafE family protein, which yields MNTPDILILLATGLVSGTLGGLLGIGGGVVVVPMLIMFLPHLGAGSEYLVHYSVATSLATVFVTNVSSTHAHHGRGNVIWPLVLVAGPVAAATAMGGAYLTNYLPGEIHRRAFGAFLLYVSVKLIRAKSASDGEASEEAVEDVPSKPMAAAAGSAVGAASGLLGIGGGSVAVPLFHLVLGHAMHRAVGSSAAVGACAAVLGTLGHMLSKTPTGQGALSHTIGFVHWPAALLISVAALGSAQIGARMASRIKPAPLRRTFGVFLFFVAWKLIL from the coding sequence TTGAACACCCCCGACATCCTCATCCTGCTGGCCACGGGCCTTGTCTCCGGCACGCTCGGCGGGCTTTTGGGGATCGGCGGCGGCGTGGTGGTGGTGCCGATGCTCATCATGTTCCTGCCGCACCTGGGCGCGGGCAGCGAGTACCTTGTCCACTACTCCGTGGCCACGAGCCTGGCGACCGTCTTCGTGACCAATGTCTCGAGCACGCACGCCCACCACGGGCGCGGCAACGTCATCTGGCCGCTGGTTCTGGTCGCCGGGCCGGTGGCGGCCGCCACGGCCATGGGCGGTGCCTATCTGACCAACTACCTGCCCGGTGAGATCCACCGCCGCGCCTTCGGGGCGTTTTTGCTCTACGTCTCGGTCAAGCTCATCCGCGCCAAATCAGCCAGCGACGGCGAAGCGTCTGAAGAAGCGGTAGAGGACGTTCCCTCGAAACCCATGGCGGCTGCCGCGGGAAGCGCGGTGGGCGCGGCCTCGGGTCTGCTGGGGATCGGCGGGGGATCGGTGGCCGTGCCGCTCTTTCACCTGGTGCTCGGCCACGCCATGCACCGCGCGGTGGGTTCGAGCGCCGCCGTGGGCGCCTGCGCCGCGGTCCTCGGAACATTGGGGCACATGCTCAGCAAAACGCCCACCGGGCAGGGCGCGCTCTCCCACACCATCGGCTTTGTTCACTGGCCCGCAGCCCTGCTCATCAGCGTCGCCGCCCTTGGCAGCGCGCAAATCGGCGCCCGCATGGCCAGCCGCATCAAGCCCGCTCCGCTTCGCCGGACCTTCGGGGTGTTCCTGTTCTTTGTTGCGTGGAAATTGATTTTGTAG
- a CDS encoding TetR/AcrR family transcriptional regulator has product MTVEDVKTFELLDGFFHITCTICKGRKRPADMAAARCDPPQSKVLLLFARPGASQVREFPEETRQRPPCVHARHGGRVHCGLTKYYEHNILMRMSYRPEHKERTRERILDSAADLVREKGLEKTSVAEVMGRAGLTVGGFYSHFKSREQLLAEALIHAFELQDERLYSRLASLEGEAWNKAMVGTYLSTFHRDHPEQGCPFAALISEFPRAGKPVRAMISRAYQGWVAMLAARLGDRDEALALSALLVGALTLSRVAAGTGESKEVLLAATRMAGRLLGQEGK; this is encoded by the coding sequence GTGACGGTCGAAGATGTGAAGACGTTTGAGCTGCTCGATGGTTTCTTTCATATCACCTGTACAATCTGTAAAGGCCGCAAACGCCCGGCCGACATGGCAGCGGCGCGCTGCGACCCCCCTCAATCGAAGGTCCTACTTCTATTCGCCCGCCCGGGGGCGAGTCAAGTGCGCGAATTTCCAGAAGAAACACGGCAGCGCCCGCCGTGCGTTCATGCGCGGCACGGCGGGCGAGTGCATTGCGGATTGACAAAATATTATGAACATAATATTTTGATGCGCATGAGCTACCGGCCCGAGCACAAAGAGCGCACAAGAGAGCGAATCCTCGATTCGGCTGCGGACCTGGTGCGTGAGAAGGGTTTGGAGAAGACCAGCGTGGCGGAAGTCATGGGCCGCGCGGGTCTGACCGTGGGGGGGTTTTACTCTCACTTCAAGTCACGAGAACAACTGCTGGCCGAGGCGTTGATCCACGCCTTCGAGCTGCAGGATGAGCGCTTGTACAGCCGTCTTGCCTCACTTGAGGGCGAGGCGTGGAACAAGGCGATGGTGGGAACCTACCTCTCGACCTTTCATCGGGACCATCCCGAGCAGGGCTGCCCGTTTGCAGCCCTGATCTCCGAATTCCCGCGTGCGGGAAAACCGGTGCGCGCGATGATCTCGCGTGCCTACCAGGGGTGGGTGGCCATGCTGGCCGCGCGCCTTGGAGACAGGGACGAGGCGCTGGCGCTCAGCGCCTTGCTGGTAGGTGCGTTGACGCTCTCACGTGTTGCCGCCGGAACCGGAGAATCAAAAGAAGTGTTGCTGGCAGCCACCCGGATGGCGGGACGGCTGCTGGGCCAGGAGGGCAAGTGA
- a CDS encoding molybdopterin-dependent oxidoreductase, giving the protein MGVINGPAQVSENAKNLPTVCVLCSHNCAMRVDVENNEITKVRADESSPLTRGYSCNKGYRIAYYVNHKQRVEYPMKRRADGSFERISWDQAITEISSKLKAIRARHPGRSVALAGIGGQGNHMDGPFAIPFLMGVGSDIIFNSLGQEKTQHPLVDGWMFGASPESFLHADAEHAEYLLMLGTNPVVSNRGERATETIKELRQNEARTLVVVDPRRTETTRRANAHLRIKPGMDVYFMLGMCAHIEREGLTDKKFIGKYTKDYEKLRQVLRGIDLDEMAARTGLDVSEITRTAEGFARAKSAAVFMDLGAEQIPYSTLMSYLVRVLVLMTGNVGKKGGQVFLPMFMAKSPTMAKPGFPKALASDIPAIPMFSPFGWLSPNLLPEEILVDHPARIRALIVEGANPLVSYADSQLHREAFKKLDLLVVIDPAFTETAQVADYVLPAAAGYEKWEHAGFPKGYPHVSAQVRPPVVRGPDEALPEAEIYHRLAREMGIAPKAPRALHLLAKGARSPLGAPLYFAALGSLAAMRGGSGKAIAARFVFWLYETLGPLLPSPQLVAIWGMAHAFAATRKADVVRQYSEVARMKNPFAVGEFLFQKILDHPEG; this is encoded by the coding sequence ATGGGAGTGATCAACGGACCGGCGCAGGTCAGCGAGAATGCAAAGAACCTTCCCACTGTGTGCGTGCTGTGTTCGCACAACTGTGCGATGAGAGTCGACGTCGAGAACAACGAAATCACGAAAGTCCGCGCCGATGAATCAAGCCCGCTGACCAGGGGCTACAGTTGCAACAAGGGCTATCGCATCGCCTACTACGTCAACCACAAACAGCGCGTGGAATACCCCATGAAGCGCCGCGCCGACGGGAGTTTCGAGCGCATCTCCTGGGACCAGGCGATCACAGAGATTTCTTCGAAGCTCAAAGCGATCCGCGCCAGGCATCCGGGTCGCTCCGTGGCGCTTGCGGGAATCGGCGGACAGGGCAACCACATGGATGGGCCGTTTGCGATTCCCTTCCTCATGGGAGTGGGCAGCGACATCATCTTCAACTCGCTTGGGCAGGAGAAGACCCAGCACCCGCTCGTCGACGGATGGATGTTTGGCGCCTCACCGGAGAGTTTCCTGCACGCCGACGCCGAGCACGCGGAGTATCTGCTGATGCTGGGAACCAATCCGGTGGTGAGCAACCGGGGCGAGCGTGCCACTGAGACCATCAAGGAGCTTCGCCAGAATGAGGCGCGCACGCTCGTTGTCGTTGACCCGCGCCGGACGGAAACAACCCGGCGGGCCAACGCCCATCTTCGCATCAAGCCGGGCATGGACGTCTACTTCATGCTGGGGATGTGCGCGCACATCGAGCGCGAGGGGCTCACTGACAAGAAGTTCATCGGCAAGTACACCAAAGACTACGAGAAGCTGCGCCAGGTCCTGCGCGGGATTGATCTTGACGAGATGGCCGCGCGCACGGGGCTCGATGTCTCGGAGATCACCAGGACCGCCGAGGGTTTTGCGCGCGCAAAGTCCGCCGCGGTATTCATGGACCTGGGGGCCGAACAGATCCCGTACTCTACGCTCATGTCCTATCTCGTTCGCGTGCTCGTCCTCATGACGGGCAACGTGGGCAAGAAGGGCGGACAGGTCTTTCTCCCGATGTTCATGGCGAAGTCTCCCACCATGGCGAAGCCCGGGTTCCCCAAGGCGCTGGCCTCGGACATCCCGGCCATTCCCATGTTTTCGCCATTTGGCTGGCTCTCGCCGAACCTGCTTCCCGAGGAAATTCTCGTCGACCACCCGGCACGCATCCGCGCGCTCATTGTGGAGGGGGCCAACCCGCTTGTCAGCTACGCCGATTCCCAACTGCACCGCGAGGCGTTTAAGAAGCTCGACCTGCTGGTGGTGATCGATCCGGCCTTTACCGAGACCGCGCAGGTGGCCGACTACGTGCTGCCGGCGGCGGCCGGCTACGAGAAGTGGGAACACGCGGGATTTCCCAAGGGCTATCCCCATGTGAGCGCCCAGGTGCGCCCGCCCGTAGTGCGCGGCCCTGACGAGGCGCTGCCGGAAGCGGAAATCTACCACCGGCTTGCGCGGGAGATGGGCATTGCGCCCAAGGCTCCTCGGGCGCTCCACCTGCTCGCCAAGGGGGCGAGAAGTCCGCTCGGCGCGCCGCTCTATTTCGCCGCGCTTGGCTCCCTGGCGGCGATGCGCGGCGGAAGCGGGAAGGCGATCGCTGCCCGCTTCGTGTTCTGGCTCTACGAGACGCTCGGGCCGCTGCTTCCCTCGCCGCAGCTCGTGGCAATCTGGGGCATGGCTCACGCCTTTGCTGCCACGCGCAAGGCGGACGTGGTGCGCCAGTATTCCGAAGTGGCCCGGATGAAGAATCCCTTTGCCGTTGGAGAATTCCTCTTTCAGAAGATCCTCGATCATCCAGAGGG